A region of candidate division KSB1 bacterium DNA encodes the following proteins:
- a CDS encoding 4Fe-4S binding protein, which yields MIGVINDKCDFCGTCVAVCPFDAIDLYEARIEINQRCTDCMLCVWICPVETLAPLDAEGKIILREEAKLAA from the coding sequence ATGATCGGCGTCATCAACGATAAATGTGATTTTTGTGGAACCTGTGTCGCTGTCTGCCCTTTCGACGCCATCGATCTGTACGAGGCGCGGATCGAAATCAACCAACGCTGCACCGATTGCATGCTCTGCGTGTGGATTTGTCCGGTGGAAACCCTCGCGCCGCTTGATGCGGAGGGAAAGATTATCCTCCGCGAAGAAGCCAAATTAGCCGCATGA